The following coding sequences lie in one Desulfovibrio aminophilus DSM 12254 genomic window:
- a CDS encoding class I SAM-dependent methyltransferase, which produces MSGPGQDGARPDEYFRGLNLLLAGAVPQAVRRILEVGCAEGRLGAHLKSLDPSRTVIGLELEPGPAAEAAKRLDRVLVQDAEASLADLEPGSLDCILYGDVLEHFRDPLNVLLRHRALLAPGGTVLCCVPNVQHHTLASSLLRGDWQPEAAGLLDRGHLRFFSHLSLLRMFLDAGFLPEVAAAFNVPAAEGFHAAARPLLEHLGLDSERLKPFLDVAQWIVRAMLPSAAPVCVVPPLTLVTRSSEPALLMANLGRSPCLGPGTPHELLVFPESMPFAEAARRALECARHSLVLVLDQNAYLPVGFLERFLGGWNAAEQRLGSRPLAGVHGWFVGENGLEEAGRFVDGLRLCAGTTVLPCRALALDGPLLALRRGEVPVPDLSLGRHWAVGLCLEMGRRGQGPLVLDAPMHWAADFRPSAAAGSLRDAHALRARYPDIPPELMDRLGPKPGRP; this is translated from the coding sequence ATGAGCGGCCCCGGCCAGGACGGCGCGCGCCCGGACGAATACTTCCGCGGCCTCAATCTGCTCCTGGCCGGGGCGGTGCCCCAAGCCGTCCGGCGCATCCTGGAAGTGGGGTGCGCCGAAGGCCGCCTGGGCGCCCATCTCAAATCGCTTGATCCCTCCCGCACGGTCATCGGCCTGGAACTGGAGCCCGGCCCGGCCGCCGAGGCCGCCAAGCGTCTGGACCGGGTCTTGGTCCAGGACGCCGAAGCTTCACTTGCTGACCTGGAACCCGGGAGCCTGGACTGCATCCTCTACGGCGACGTGCTGGAGCATTTTCGTGATCCTCTGAACGTACTGCTCCGGCACCGCGCCCTACTCGCGCCCGGGGGAACGGTTCTGTGCTGCGTGCCCAACGTGCAGCACCACACCCTGGCCTCTTCCCTGCTCCGAGGCGATTGGCAGCCCGAGGCCGCCGGGCTCCTGGATCGCGGACATCTGCGTTTCTTCTCCCATCTGAGTCTGCTGCGCATGTTTCTGGACGCCGGATTTCTGCCCGAGGTGGCGGCGGCCTTCAATGTCCCGGCGGCGGAGGGGTTCCATGCCGCGGCGCGGCCCCTGCTGGAGCACCTGGGATTGGACTCGGAGCGCCTCAAGCCGTTCCTGGACGTGGCCCAGTGGATCGTGCGCGCCATGTTGCCGTCCGCGGCTCCTGTCTGCGTCGTGCCGCCCCTGACCCTGGTCACTCGCTCCAGCGAGCCCGCCCTGCTCATGGCCAATCTTGGGCGCTCACCATGCCTTGGTCCTGGAACTCCCCACGAGCTTCTCGTATTCCCCGAGTCCATGCCGTTCGCCGAGGCTGCGCGTCGAGCCCTGGAATGCGCCCGGCATTCTCTCGTGCTGGTTCTCGATCAGAACGCCTATCTCCCCGTCGGTTTTCTGGAGCGTTTCCTGGGCGGGTGGAACGCGGCGGAACAGCGCTTGGGTTCTCGGCCCTTAGCCGGTGTGCATGGCTGGTTCGTGGGCGAAAACGGCCTGGAAGAAGCTGGTCGTTTTGTGGATGGTTTGCGGCTCTGCGCCGGGACGACGGTTTTGCCCTGCCGCGCGCTGGCTCTGGACGGACCGCTTCTGGCCCTTCGCCGGGGGGAGGTGCCCGTGCCCGACCTCAGCCTGGGCCGTCATTGGGCTGTTGGGCTTTGCCTGGAAATGGGGCGGCGGGGACAGGGACCGCTGGTGCTCGACGCCCCCATGCATTGGGCCGCGGACTTTCGTCCGTCGGCGGCCGCGGGTTCCCTCCGCGATGCCCACGCGTTGCGTGCCCGATATCCTGACATTCCTCCGGAACTCATGGACCGGCTTGGACCGAAGCCTGGCCGTCCTTGA
- a CDS encoding 50S ribosomal protein L11 methyltransferase — protein MTDLLQIRFSLPAHEVDACQAFLAENVPHGWQEDQDGPDGTAFSLYVEDSPAGRAVAEVVSSRWPQAGVQVQGREKEDWGRAWMEFFVPLECGQRFEILPPWLADKANPELTPVIIEPKMAFGTGHHPTTALCLEGLSTILGDGASWEDKHFLDLGTGSGILAIALCRLGMTGVGLDIDPLAVECAEENAARNGVGDRLSLAVGSIDAVEPGVRFDLIVANILSGPLIGMAPLIVSRLAPGGALVLSGILEEQADAVAAAYEAQGLGPAERKISGEWAALTYAGACR, from the coding sequence ATGACCGATCTTCTCCAGATACGCTTCTCCCTCCCCGCGCACGAAGTCGATGCCTGCCAGGCCTTTCTGGCCGAGAACGTGCCGCATGGCTGGCAGGAGGACCAGGATGGCCCGGATGGAACGGCCTTCAGTCTCTATGTGGAGGACAGCCCCGCCGGTCGCGCCGTGGCCGAGGTCGTCTCCAGCCGCTGGCCCCAGGCCGGGGTCCAGGTCCAGGGCCGGGAGAAGGAAGACTGGGGCCGCGCCTGGATGGAGTTCTTCGTGCCCCTGGAATGCGGGCAGCGCTTCGAGATTCTGCCGCCCTGGCTGGCGGACAAGGCCAATCCCGAACTGACCCCGGTGATCATCGAGCCCAAGATGGCCTTCGGTACGGGCCACCACCCCACCACGGCGCTCTGCCTGGAGGGCCTCTCCACCATCCTGGGCGATGGTGCCAGCTGGGAGGACAAACACTTCCTGGACCTCGGCACCGGCTCGGGCATCTTGGCCATCGCCTTGTGCCGCCTGGGCATGACCGGTGTGGGGTTGGACATCGACCCCCTGGCCGTGGAATGCGCCGAGGAGAACGCGGCCCGCAACGGCGTGGGGGATAGGCTCTCCCTGGCCGTGGGCAGCATCGACGCCGTGGAGCCGGGGGTGCGTTTCGACCTCATCGTGGCCAACATCCTCTCCGGCCCGCTCATCGGCATGGCCCCGCTCATCGTGTCCCGACTGGCTCCGGGCGGGGCTCTGGTCCTCTCAGGCATTCTCGAGGAACAGGCCGACGCTGTGGCCGCGGCTTACGAGGCTCAGGGCCTGGGCCCGGCCGAGCGGAAGATTTCCGGCGAGTGGGCAGCCCTGACCTACGCCGGGGCATGCCGGTGA
- a CDS encoding endonuclease: MKRLNLLLNIHHAMLATLGPSNWWPGETPFEVAVGAILTQNTNWGNVEKAIANLKNEGALEPKTLYRLPRERLEECLRPAGYFRLKATRLRNFLEFLKDEAGLSMEALVGRDLPGLRERLLAVKGIGPETADSILLYALDAPVFVIDAYTQRIFSRHGLLPEDSDYHEIQSLFMDALPRDAALFNEYHALIVRTAKQWCVKKTPRCDSGCPLAPFLEAR; the protein is encoded by the coding sequence GTGAAGCGTCTCAACCTGCTTCTGAACATCCATCACGCCATGCTCGCGACCCTGGGTCCGAGCAACTGGTGGCCCGGCGAGACGCCGTTCGAGGTGGCCGTGGGCGCCATCCTGACCCAGAACACGAACTGGGGGAACGTGGAGAAGGCCATCGCCAACCTCAAGAACGAAGGAGCCCTGGAGCCCAAGACGCTCTACCGTCTGCCGCGTGAGCGCCTGGAGGAATGCCTGCGTCCCGCCGGGTACTTTCGGCTCAAGGCCACCAGGTTGCGCAACTTTCTCGAATTTCTCAAGGACGAGGCGGGCCTCAGCATGGAGGCCCTGGTCGGCCGCGACCTTCCCGGCCTGCGGGAGCGTCTCCTGGCGGTCAAGGGCATCGGTCCGGAAACCGCCGACTCCATTTTGCTCTACGCCCTGGACGCCCCAGTCTTCGTGATCGACGCCTACACCCAGCGCATCTTCTCCCGCCACGGCCTGCTTCCCGAGGACAGCGACTACCATGAAATTCAGTCTCTGTTCATGGACGCCCTGCCCCGGGACGCCGCCCTGTTCAATGAGTATCACGCCCTCATCGTGCGCACGGCCAAGCAGTGGTGCGTGAAGAAGACGCCCCGCTGCGACAGCGGCTGCCCCCTGGCTCCCTTCCTGGAGGCCCGTTGA
- a CDS encoding murein hydrolase activator EnvC family protein: MSRRALLALLCLFLSLQPALAQEVNEDLRGREEQAARTREEVARLAAREKDLSGRIAAIEGRVRSAEKEIAARERKLEAIRAEERKTREEHAMLSARKAAIVADLKRLLQGVWPVHVKNLQSRFQGLSSWEALDRRFTWMSHVYAATRDKLEEARQAQLRIAANLERQKRLASEAEAQLAQVNKAKDALLRERLELRRVLAQVRDERRDLETELAAILQTIKELRYQEGPVGGRRIEGFKGRLPWPAKGATVARFDASARPPRNGLGLSLPEGAPVRAVFWGKVMHNDVLRGFGRVVILYHGGDYYSLYAFLADSDLRPGQEVEKDETVGSAGYYPDAKGPGLYFELRFHQKPINPDAWLNAAP, translated from the coding sequence ATGTCGCGCCGGGCTCTGCTCGCCCTGCTCTGCCTGTTTTTGTCCCTTCAGCCCGCCTTGGCCCAGGAGGTGAACGAGGATCTGCGCGGCCGGGAGGAACAGGCCGCCCGGACGCGGGAGGAGGTGGCCCGTCTGGCCGCCCGGGAAAAGGATTTGAGCGGCAGGATCGCGGCCATCGAGGGACGTGTGCGCTCGGCCGAAAAGGAGATCGCCGCGCGGGAACGCAAGCTGGAGGCGATCCGCGCCGAGGAGCGCAAGACCCGGGAGGAGCACGCCATGCTGAGCGCCCGCAAGGCCGCCATCGTGGCCGACCTGAAACGTTTGCTGCAGGGCGTTTGGCCGGTGCACGTGAAGAACCTCCAGAGCCGCTTCCAAGGCCTGTCTTCCTGGGAAGCCTTGGACCGCCGCTTCACCTGGATGAGCCACGTCTACGCCGCCACTCGCGACAAGCTGGAGGAGGCCCGGCAGGCCCAATTGCGCATCGCAGCCAACCTTGAGCGGCAGAAGCGCCTCGCCTCCGAGGCCGAGGCCCAACTGGCCCAGGTGAACAAGGCCAAGGACGCGCTCCTGCGCGAACGCCTGGAATTGCGGCGGGTTCTGGCCCAGGTGCGCGACGAGCGCCGGGATCTGGAAACCGAGCTGGCGGCCATCCTTCAGACCATCAAGGAGTTGCGCTACCAGGAAGGGCCGGTGGGCGGACGGCGCATCGAGGGCTTCAAGGGCAGGCTGCCCTGGCCCGCCAAGGGCGCGACAGTGGCCCGCTTCGACGCCTCGGCCCGGCCTCCGCGCAACGGATTAGGCTTGAGCCTACCGGAGGGCGCGCCGGTGCGCGCCGTGTTCTGGGGCAAGGTGATGCACAACGATGTTCTGCGCGGATTCGGCCGGGTGGTCATTCTCTATCACGGCGGCGACTATTACAGCCTCTATGCCTTTCTGGCCGATTCCGACCTGCGCCCGGGGCAGGAGGTGGAGAAGGACGAGACCGTGGGCTCGGCCGGTTATTACCCGGACGCCAAGGGTCCAGGACTTTATTTTGAATTGCGTTTTCACCAGAAACCCATTAATCCGGACGCGTGGCTGAACGCCGCGCCGTAA
- a CDS encoding S41 family peptidase, whose amino-acid sequence MRVFLWIGTLLLLFVLAVAPLSSQAVGDNSFEALKRFSQVMDIVENHYVQEIPRSTLIEDAIKGMLEQLDPHSTYLNKDDFKDIQVSTSGEFSGIGIEISLEQGRLTVISPIEDTPADKAGLKSGDIILEIDGQSTQDITLTEAVKRIRGAKGSTVKLVILHKGSNKPTTVPIVRGTIPIHSVKTQELESGYLYVRLTRFNENTTRDLLDRLKDYKAKKQIKGLVLDLRNNPGGLLDQAVSVADAFLSEGLVVYIQGRDAGQRKDFPATRGPEDVAAPMVTLINPGSASASEIVAGALQDHKRALLLGERSFGKGSVQTVIPLSDGTGIKLTTALYYTPNGRSIQAEGIVPDLEVPFVPAEEDKDGDNRFTLREQDLSRHLQNNGGGKSKDNETSKEAGEMLGRDNQLRLALELVKKLPTIRQIR is encoded by the coding sequence ATGCGCGTTTTTCTTTGGATCGGCACTCTGCTGCTCCTGTTCGTCCTGGCCGTCGCGCCTCTTTCCAGCCAGGCCGTGGGCGACAACTCCTTCGAGGCGCTGAAGCGTTTCAGCCAGGTCATGGACATCGTGGAGAACCATTATGTCCAGGAGATTCCCCGCTCCACGCTCATTGAGGACGCCATCAAGGGCATGTTGGAGCAGTTGGACCCGCATTCCACCTATCTGAACAAGGATGACTTCAAGGACATCCAGGTCAGCACCAGCGGGGAATTCTCCGGCATCGGCATCGAGATTTCCCTGGAGCAGGGCCGCCTGACGGTCATCTCGCCCATCGAGGACACCCCGGCGGACAAGGCCGGACTGAAGAGCGGCGACATCATCCTGGAAATCGACGGTCAGTCCACCCAGGACATCACTCTCACCGAGGCCGTGAAGCGCATCCGCGGCGCCAAGGGCTCCACGGTCAAGCTGGTCATCCTGCATAAGGGCTCCAACAAGCCGACTACCGTGCCCATCGTGCGCGGCACCATTCCGATCCACAGCGTGAAGACCCAGGAGCTGGAATCCGGCTATCTTTATGTGCGTCTGACCCGCTTCAACGAGAACACCACCCGCGACCTGCTTGACAGGCTCAAGGACTACAAGGCCAAGAAGCAGATCAAGGGCTTGGTTCTCGACCTGCGCAACAATCCCGGCGGCTTGTTGGATCAGGCCGTGTCCGTGGCCGACGCCTTCCTGTCCGAGGGTCTCGTGGTCTACATCCAGGGCCGCGACGCCGGTCAGCGCAAGGACTTCCCGGCCACCCGCGGACCCGAGGACGTGGCCGCCCCCATGGTCACGCTCATCAACCCCGGCTCGGCATCGGCCTCGGAGATCGTGGCCGGAGCCCTGCAGGATCACAAGCGCGCGCTGCTTCTGGGCGAGCGTTCCTTCGGCAAGGGCTCGGTGCAGACCGTGATCCCGCTCTCCGACGGCACGGGCATCAAGCTGACCACGGCGCTTTACTACACGCCCAACGGCCGCTCCATCCAGGCCGAGGGCATCGTGCCCGATCTGGAAGTGCCTTTCGTCCCGGCCGAAGAGGACAAAGACGGCGACAACCGCTTCACCCTGCGCGAACAGGATCTGTCCCGCCATCTGCAGAACAACGGCGGCGGCAAGTCCAAGGACAACGAGACGAGCAAGGAGGCCGGCGAGATGCTGGGCCGCGACAATCAGTTGCGTCTGGCCCTCGAACTGGTCAAGAAATTGCCGACCATCAGGCAGATCCGCTAG
- a CDS encoding divergent polysaccharide deacetylase family protein, translating into MDEPTPELDEQERARAGILSRLTRPIPFALAAVSAAALLSLLLWLFFFRSPEPEPAVAPSEDRHPPVVLYEETAAWDLEDKVKQADLALLETMRSLGGGNVSMRLLDAQVRHHGEEDYHFQSLRLGVGRKGAEFLDSFRSILAARLPEAQLGEGSAGLVTVSIDGVLTHELHVDGVKEKEKELPPPSVPGPKLTIVIDDMGEHAEFARALARLSFPVTFSIWPNAGQSRETAAVARKAGREVLAHVPMQPKGWPGINPGPQALYVSMDADEIRQTLRRNLDRLPEAVGINNHMGSRFTESAPGMGAVMDVLAERGLFYLDSVTSPRSVGAAEARQAGLRAFKRDVFLDNERNVQAIIHQLRLTESLARRNGRAIAIGHPHPETLEALAQWAKDRDGRIAVVPLSGLR; encoded by the coding sequence ATGGACGAACCGACCCCGGAACTGGACGAACAGGAACGGGCGCGGGCCGGGATACTTTCCCGGCTGACGCGCCCGATTCCTTTTGCACTCGCGGCGGTGAGCGCGGCGGCGCTGCTGTCGCTTCTCCTTTGGCTGTTCTTTTTCCGTTCGCCCGAGCCGGAACCAGCTGTCGCACCCTCCGAGGACCGGCATCCCCCGGTCGTTCTCTATGAGGAGACCGCCGCCTGGGATCTGGAGGACAAGGTCAAGCAGGCCGACCTGGCCCTACTGGAGACGATGCGCTCCCTGGGAGGCGGCAACGTGTCCATGCGTCTGCTGGACGCCCAGGTCCGTCACCACGGCGAGGAAGACTACCACTTCCAGTCCCTGCGTCTGGGCGTGGGCCGCAAGGGTGCCGAGTTCCTCGACTCCTTCCGCTCGATTCTGGCGGCCCGTCTGCCCGAGGCTCAGCTGGGCGAAGGCTCGGCCGGACTCGTGACGGTGAGCATCGACGGCGTGCTGACGCATGAGCTGCACGTGGACGGCGTCAAGGAGAAGGAAAAGGAGCTGCCGCCCCCCAGCGTGCCCGGGCCCAAGCTGACCATCGTCATCGACGACATGGGGGAGCACGCGGAATTCGCCCGAGCCCTGGCGCGACTGTCCTTCCCCGTGACCTTTTCCATCTGGCCCAACGCCGGGCAGAGCCGCGAGACGGCGGCCGTGGCCCGCAAGGCCGGCCGCGAGGTGCTGGCGCACGTGCCCATGCAGCCCAAAGGCTGGCCCGGCATCAACCCCGGCCCGCAGGCCCTTTACGTGAGCATGGACGCCGACGAGATCCGCCAGACCCTGCGCCGCAACCTGGATCGCCTGCCCGAGGCCGTTGGCATCAACAATCACATGGGCTCACGTTTCACCGAGTCCGCCCCCGGTATGGGTGCGGTCATGGACGTGCTGGCTGAGCGTGGGCTCTTCTACCTCGACAGCGTGACCTCGCCTCGCAGCGTGGGCGCCGCCGAGGCCCGCCAGGCCGGGTTGCGGGCCTTCAAGCGCGATGTGTTCCTGGACAACGAACGCAACGTGCAGGCCATCATCCACCAGCTCCGGCTGACGGAATCCCTCGCCCGACGCAACGGCCGGGCCATCGCCATCGGCCATCCCCACCCTGAGACCCTGGAAGCCCTTGCCCAGTGGGCCAAGGACCGCGACGGCCGCATCGCCGTGGTTCCACTCTCGGGCTTGCGCTAG
- the fliM gene encoding flagellar motor switch protein FliM, translating into MSKILEQDEVDALLRGLSGGDVETESDLPEDDSGVVSFDLANQDRIIRGRMPVLEIVNDRFARLYTNALANTMRKRVDINPISIDMSKFGDFMRSLPVPTSISIFKMEPLRGNALLVVDSRLVFALVENFFGGAGSQPKVEGRDFTPIEQAIVDRVVKIALSNMEDSWKPVHEVHIEMIRSEVNPQFAAIVPPSDVVIVITFEVELENAIGSLICCLPYATMEPIRAKLHASFQSERLEVDHAWISRFKERLMETPVDMLVRLGRTKITGRQLLQLQVGDILLLDTDEDDLLEAEIESVRKFYGIPGRVKGNKAFQVIKEEPIRF; encoded by the coding sequence ATGAGCAAGATTCTCGAACAGGATGAAGTAGATGCGTTGCTGCGGGGCCTCTCCGGAGGTGACGTCGAAACGGAGTCCGACCTGCCGGAGGACGACTCCGGCGTCGTTTCCTTCGACCTCGCCAACCAGGATCGCATCATCCGCGGCCGCATGCCGGTCCTTGAGATCGTCAATGACCGCTTCGCCCGCCTCTACACCAACGCCCTGGCCAACACCATGCGCAAGCGCGTGGACATCAACCCCATCTCCATCGACATGTCCAAGTTCGGGGACTTCATGCGCTCCCTGCCCGTGCCCACGAGCATCTCCATCTTCAAGATGGAGCCCCTGCGCGGCAACGCGCTCCTCGTGGTGGACTCGCGCCTAGTCTTCGCCTTGGTGGAGAACTTCTTCGGCGGCGCGGGCAGCCAGCCCAAGGTCGAGGGTCGCGATTTCACGCCCATCGAGCAGGCCATCGTGGACCGGGTGGTCAAGATCGCCCTCTCCAACATGGAGGACTCCTGGAAGCCGGTGCATGAAGTGCACATCGAGATGATCCGCTCGGAGGTCAACCCCCAGTTCGCGGCCATCGTCCCGCCCAGCGACGTGGTCATCGTGATCACCTTCGAGGTGGAGCTGGAGAACGCCATCGGTTCGCTCATCTGCTGCCTGCCCTACGCGACCATGGAGCCCATCCGGGCCAAGCTGCACGCCTCCTTCCAGTCCGAGCGCCTGGAAGTGGACCACGCCTGGATCAGCCGTTTCAAGGAGCGGCTCATGGAAACCCCGGTGGACATGCTCGTGCGCCTGGGCCGGACCAAGATCACCGGCCGCCAGCTCCTCCAGCTTCAAGTGGGCGACATCCTCCTCCTGGACACGGACGAGGACGACCTCCTGGAGGCCGAGATCGAGAGCGTGCGCAAGTTCTACGGCATCCCGGGCCGGGTCAAGGGCAACAAGGCCTTCCAGGTCATCAAGGAAGAACCCATCCGTTTCTAG
- a CDS encoding ABC transporter substrate-binding protein: MRRLLFVTLAVLLWVAPCLAQDKVFHVSVTQIVEHPSLDAMRLGFLDRLKALGLKVEPSVHIAQGNMAANVQIASQIQGENPDLILAITTPSAQAVVQKIKDKPVVFTGVTDPLAAGLVKSLAAPGGNVTGMTDKSPMDRHLALIRECLPGLKRLGVLYNAGEPNSVVLVNLLKDECAKAGVALEEATAANSAAVYQAAKSLAGRVDAVYVPVDNTVVSALEAAIKVCEQNRLPFFSGDTDSVARGTVAALAVDYRKMGEQTADMAARILKDGRKPGEMPVESIRDLALHVNTGAAARMGLTLPESVLKRADKVIP; encoded by the coding sequence ATGCGCCGTCTTCTTTTCGTCACCCTGGCCGTCCTGCTCTGGGTCGCGCCGTGCCTGGCCCAGGACAAGGTCTTCCACGTCTCCGTGACCCAGATCGTGGAACATCCGTCCCTGGACGCCATGCGTCTGGGCTTCCTGGACCGTCTCAAGGCCCTGGGCCTCAAGGTCGAACCCTCGGTGCACATCGCCCAGGGCAACATGGCTGCCAACGTCCAGATCGCCAGCCAGATCCAGGGCGAGAACCCCGACCTCATCCTGGCCATCACCACGCCCTCGGCCCAGGCCGTGGTCCAGAAGATCAAGGACAAGCCCGTCGTCTTCACCGGCGTCACCGATCCCCTGGCCGCCGGTCTGGTGAAGAGCCTGGCCGCCCCTGGGGGGAACGTCACCGGCATGACCGACAAGAGCCCCATGGACCGCCACTTGGCTCTGATCCGGGAGTGCCTGCCCGGACTCAAGCGCCTGGGTGTGCTCTACAACGCGGGCGAGCCCAACTCCGTGGTCCTGGTGAACCTGCTCAAGGACGAGTGCGCCAAGGCCGGGGTCGCCCTGGAGGAGGCCACGGCCGCCAACTCCGCCGCCGTGTATCAGGCGGCCAAGAGCCTCGCGGGCCGGGTGGACGCGGTCTACGTGCCCGTGGACAACACGGTGGTCTCGGCCCTGGAGGCGGCCATCAAGGTCTGCGAGCAGAACCGGCTGCCCTTCTTCTCAGGGGACACGGACTCCGTGGCCCGGGGCACCGTGGCGGCCCTGGCCGTGGACTACCGCAAGATGGGCGAGCAGACCGCGGACATGGCCGCGCGCATTCTCAAGGACGGCCGGAAACCCGGCGAGATGCCCGTGGAGAGCATCCGCGACCTCGCCCTGCACGTGAACACGGGCGCGGCGGCGCGCATGGGGCTGACTCTGCCCGAGAGCGTGCTCAAGCGGGCGGACAAGGTCATCCCCTGA
- a CDS encoding ABC transporter permease has protein sequence MTSYAFFGALEQGFAFGLMVLGVYLTFRVLDFPDLTVDGSLPLGAAVSAVAIDAGMHPALSLVLACGAGFLAGAVTGFLNTRLRILHLLASILTMIALYSVNLRIMGRPNLTLLGKPTLVDLFTTASGLPQYLSTPLLFGLATAFAAVVLIWFLRTELGLALLATGDNPRMIRALGVNTGGTIILGLGLSNALTAMSGALVAQNQGGADVNMGVGTIVAGLASVILGETVFGRRSVAWAVLAAILGSLLYRLAIALALGLKLGSFSITPSDLNLITALLVVLALTAPRMKAKVFS, from the coding sequence ATGACCTCGTATGCTTTCTTCGGCGCCCTGGAACAGGGCTTCGCCTTCGGGCTCATGGTCCTGGGCGTCTATCTGACCTTCCGGGTCCTGGACTTCCCCGACCTCACCGTGGACGGCAGCCTGCCCCTGGGCGCGGCCGTCTCAGCCGTGGCCATCGACGCCGGGATGCACCCGGCCCTGTCCCTGGTCCTGGCCTGCGGCGCGGGCTTCCTGGCCGGGGCCGTGACCGGCTTCCTGAATACCCGCCTGCGCATCCTGCACCTGCTGGCCTCTATCCTGACCATGATCGCGCTCTACTCCGTAAATCTGCGGATCATGGGCCGACCGAATCTGACCCTGCTCGGCAAGCCCACCCTGGTGGACCTCTTCACCACGGCCAGCGGCCTGCCACAGTATCTGTCCACCCCCCTGCTCTTCGGCCTCGCGACCGCCTTCGCGGCCGTGGTCCTGATCTGGTTCCTGCGCACCGAGTTGGGCTTGGCCCTGCTGGCCACGGGCGACAATCCACGCATGATCCGCGCCTTGGGCGTGAACACCGGCGGCACCATCATCCTCGGCCTGGGCCTGTCCAACGCCCTGACCGCCATGTCCGGGGCCTTGGTGGCCCAGAATCAGGGCGGCGCGGACGTGAACATGGGCGTGGGCACCATCGTGGCCGGACTGGCCTCGGTGATTCTCGGCGAAACCGTCTTCGGGCGGCGTTCCGTGGCCTGGGCCGTGCTGGCGGCCATCTTGGGCTCCCTGCTCTATCGCCTGGCCATCGCCCTGGCCCTGGGGCTCAAACTCGGTTCCTTCTCCATCACCCCGAGCGACCTGAACCTGATCACCGCCCTGCTCGTGGTCCTGGCCCTGACCGCGCCGCGCATGAAGGCCAAGGTGTTCTCCTGA
- a CDS encoding ABC transporter ATP-binding protein, with protein MLRAEGIAKTFFKGGANEVRALNGVNLRLDEGEFVTVIGSNGAGKSTFLNAVAGVFPVDEGRVVIGDTDVTAWPEWRRAVLIGRVFQDPSQGTCPGATIEQNLALALKRGQPRGLGPGVRRRDRELFRERLSRLGLGLENRLRDPAGLLSGGQRQALTMLMSVLVRPRLLLLDEHTAALDPKTAEKILGLTARLVEELGLSTLMVTHNMRQAIGLGHRLVMFHRGEIVLDIRGEEKRNLRVENLLTRFAEARGEEFTSDRALLV; from the coding sequence ATGTTGCGCGCCGAGGGCATCGCCAAGACCTTCTTCAAGGGCGGGGCCAACGAGGTCCGGGCCCTGAACGGCGTGAACCTGCGCCTGGACGAGGGCGAATTCGTCACGGTCATCGGCTCCAACGGCGCGGGCAAGTCCACCTTTCTCAACGCCGTGGCCGGGGTCTTTCCCGTGGACGAGGGCCGCGTGGTCATCGGCGACACGGACGTGACGGCCTGGCCCGAGTGGCGGCGCGCCGTGCTCATCGGCCGGGTTTTCCAGGATCCCTCCCAGGGCACCTGCCCCGGGGCCACCATCGAACAAAATCTCGCCCTGGCGCTCAAGCGCGGGCAACCGCGCGGCCTGGGGCCCGGTGTGCGCCGTCGCGACCGAGAGCTGTTCCGGGAGCGGTTGTCGCGGCTCGGCCTGGGCCTGGAGAACCGCCTGCGCGACCCGGCCGGACTGCTCTCCGGCGGCCAGCGCCAAGCCCTTACCATGCTCATGTCCGTGCTGGTCCGGCCCCGGCTGCTCCTCCTGGACGAGCACACCGCCGCCCTGGACCCCAAGACCGCCGAGAAGATCCTGGGGCTCACCGCGCGGCTGGTGGAGGAACTGGGCCTGAGCACGCTCATGGTCACGCACAACATGCGCCAGGCCATCGGGCTCGGCCATCGGCTGGTCATGTTTCATCGCGGCGAGATCGTTCTGGACATCCGGGGCGAGGAAAAACGGAATCTGCGGGTGGAGAACCTGCTCACACGCTTCGCCGAGGCGCGCGGGGAGGAGTTCACCTCGGATCGGGCGCTGCTGGTCTGA
- the ndk gene encoding nucleoside-diphosphate kinase, protein MSELTFSIVKPDAVEAGQAGSVLQMIIDAGLKIKAMKMIRLTREQAEGFYAVHRERPFFKDLVNYMISGPVVVSVLEGDNAIARYRELMGATDPAKAAEGTIRKRFGKSIEANACHGSDGPDTAKTEVAYFFSRLEMVG, encoded by the coding sequence ATGAGCGAACTGACCTTTTCCATCGTCAAGCCCGACGCCGTCGAGGCCGGACAGGCCGGCTCCGTCCTCCAGATGATCATCGACGCGGGCCTCAAGATCAAGGCCATGAAGATGATCCGGCTCACCCGTGAGCAGGCCGAGGGCTTCTACGCCGTGCACCGCGAGCGTCCCTTCTTCAAGGACCTGGTGAATTACATGATTTCCGGCCCGGTGGTCGTCTCCGTGCTGGAGGGCGACAACGCCATCGCTCGTTACCGCGAGCTCATGGGCGCCACGGATCCGGCCAAGGCCGCCGAGGGCACCATCCGCAAGCGTTTCGGCAAGAGCATCGAGGCCAACGCCTGCCACGGCTCCGACGGCCCGGACACGGCCAAGACCGAGGTGGCCTATTTCTTCAGCCGCCTGGAGATGGTGGGCTGA